The sequence GAACTGGTGAAGCGGGAAAGCGCCATCGACCATCACCATGCGCTGACCACCATTTTTGAAATCATGGATGTGGGCGCGCGGGCAGATCTGAAAACCGATGTGCTCAAGGATATTGAAAAGCAAAAGCATCAGCTCAATGGCTATCGCGGCAATCCGGTCATTTCCGAGCAGGTGCTCGACGACATCACCGCCCAGCTCGACAGCTGTTTTGCCAGCCTCAATGAGCTGCCGGGCAAGGTCGGGCAGTCCTTGACGGAAAACGACTGGCTGATGAGCATTCGCAGCCGCGTCGGCATTCCTGGCGGCACCTGCGAATTTGATTTGCCCGCCTACCATGCGTGGCAGCATCTGGGGGTTAATGTTCGCCAGAATGACCTGCAACGCTGGGTGTCGCCGCTGGTGCCGCTGGCTGAGTCCCTGCGCCTGCTGCTCCAGATGGTGCGCGACTCGGGCGCGCCGCAAAAAGTGATTGCGCCGGCCGGGCAATACCAGCAAATGCTGCCACAGGGGCGAACTTTCCAGCTGTTGCGGCTGCGTCTGGACTCCCGCTTGCCGGTAATTCCCGAAATCAGCTGCAACCGGCTGATGGTGTCGGTGCGCTTCATGTCCCAGGAAAGCGATGGCCGCCTGCATACCAGCACCGGCGACACGGTGTTCGATTTGACGCTGTGCAACTGAACTGCGTCGGCCAGGCACATCTTTGGTATCCAGCGCTATTCCAGCCTTATTTCAAGCCATGAAAAAAGACCCATTGACTGTCAAGCAGGTGGTGTGCCCCGGTTGCGGTGGCCCCAGCGTTTATGCGTCCAGCAATCCATTTCGTCCCTTTTGCAGCGAGCGTTGCAAGAACATTGATCTGGGCGCCTGGGCCAGCGAAGACTTTCGTCTGCCTGCCGATACACCGCCCGATGACCAGCCCTATGGCGATCCAAAACTGCACTGAAGCCTCTTGCCCAGGCCGTCACACCGGGAAATGAGGCAGGAGCTGCAGCGTAACCATATCGATACAGGGAGATAAAAATGAAACATATCGTGCCGCGGCCGGTTTGGACCGTGCTGTTCATGGTCGCCGCGCTGATCGGCAGCGCCCATGCCGGTACGCCAGCCTCTGATTCAGGCGGCAAGGCGGTTGCAGCCAAGACCCAGAAAAAGGCCGGTGCTCGCGGCCAGATCCGGTTCCTGCCGGGTTCCGCGGAAACGACCAGGGAGCGAAGCCTCCGCCTGAAGCGCGAGTGCAAGGGCAGGGTCAATGCCGGTGCTTGCGCAGGCTATACCCGCTGAACTGAACAACAAAAAAACGCCCATCACGGGCGTTTTTTTGTTCAGGCTTGAGGGGTGCCCAGCATTTCCTGGAGTTCACCGTTCTGGTACATCTCCATCATGATGTCGGAGCCGCCCACGAACTCGCCTTTCACATACAACTGGGGAATGGTCGGCCAGTTGCTGTATTCCTTGATGCCATTGCGGATGCCTTCGTCTTCCAGCACATTGACCGTTGCGGGCTTGGTCACGCCACAGGCCTTGAGCACCTGGATGGCGCGTCCGGAAAAACCGCACATCGGAAACTGGGCCGTGCCCTTCATGAAAAGCACGACATCGCTGGATTTGACGATCTGCTCAATGCGCTGCTGGGTAGGGTCGGTATGGCTCATGTTGAAATCCTTCAGGTGAAAAGGCCTTGCCAGGCCGTAAAGTCAATAACCGGCGATGGGGCCGGAACGATGAATACATGGAATTTGAATGCAGGAATTCCAAGATCAGATTATCACTTTCTGACAGATGTCCCGTGCCCGACAGGAATTGTCTGTCATGGCGGCCATTGCCCGCCCGAGCAGCGCTCGATGCCCGCCAGATCCTGACGGCCCTGAACCTGAAGAAAACCGCGCTGTACCAGCAATTCCCGGACCCTTCCAGCCTGGTCGTAGCCATGCTCCAGCAGCAGCCAGCCGCCGGGCAGCAGGTGATCTGGTGCCTGTTGAATGATGTCCCGGATGTCGTCCAGCCCGTCCATGCCGGCGGTCAGCGCCTGCAGCGGTTCATGGGCCAGCGCCGCCAGATGCGGGTCGGCGCTGGCAATGTAGGGCGGGTTGCTGGCGATCAGGTGAAAGCGTCCGTTCACCCCTTGCAGCCAGGAGCTTTCAATGAACGCCACGGCCAGGCCCAGCCGCCGGGCGTTTTCACGGGCGACATCCAGCGCATCAGCGCTCGCATCGACCGCCGTGACCTGCGCTTCGCGGCCCGTCGCCTTCAGGCTGTGCGCAATGGCCAGGGCAATCGCGCCGCTGCCGGTGCCCAAGTCCAGAACCTTCAATGGCGGCATCAAGCCCGGAGCTTTCAGCACGGCCAGCGACCATTCC comes from Polaromonas naphthalenivorans CJ2 and encodes:
- the zapD gene encoding cell division protein ZapD; the protein is MILYEHPFNERIRTYLRLEHLFFRLAELVKRESAIDHHHALTTIFEIMDVGARADLKTDVLKDIEKQKHQLNGYRGNPVISEQVLDDITAQLDSCFASLNELPGKVGQSLTENDWLMSIRSRVGIPGGTCEFDLPAYHAWQHLGVNVRQNDLQRWVSPLVPLAESLRLLLQMVRDSGAPQKVIAPAGQYQQMLPQGRTFQLLRLRLDSRLPVIPEISCNRLMVSVRFMSQESDGRLHTSTGDTVFDLTLCN
- a CDS encoding DNA gyrase inhibitor YacG, whose amino-acid sequence is MKKDPLTVKQVVCPGCGGPSVYASSNPFRPFCSERCKNIDLGAWASEDFRLPADTPPDDQPYGDPKLH
- the grxD gene encoding Grx4 family monothiol glutaredoxin, whose protein sequence is MSHTDPTQQRIEQIVKSSDVVLFMKGTAQFPMCGFSGRAIQVLKACGVTKPATVNVLEDEGIRNGIKEYSNWPTIPQLYVKGEFVGGSDIMMEMYQNGELQEMLGTPQA
- the prmC gene encoding peptide chain release factor N(5)-glutamine methyltransferase yields the protein MNPITCAQALAAARHAGLDRLDAQLLLLHALGKPASARSWLLAHDTDALAQEVAEAFRALSLRRASGEPLAYIVGGKEFFGLALQVDARVLVPRPDTETLVEWSLAVLKAPGLMPPLKVLDLGTGSGAIALAIAHSLKATGREAQVTAVDASADALDVARENARRLGLAVAFIESSWLQGVNGRFHLIASNPPYIASADPHLAALAHEPLQALTAGMDGLDDIRDIIQQAPDHLLPGGWLLLEHGYDQAGRVRELLVQRGFLQVQGRQDLAGIERCSGGQWPP